In Helianthus annuus cultivar XRQ/B chromosome 3, HanXRQr2.0-SUNRISE, whole genome shotgun sequence, a single window of DNA contains:
- the LOC110931423 gene encoding uncharacterized protein LOC110931423, with translation MAAYCQELKVLADQLNNVEASVDDQSLVLQALAGLTDAYESVATVLGNTKPLPTFNKVRSQLCMNETRKHHQATNSAITAGSALHTTTQPATTNPRSSNNSNPSTDYRSDNFNANNRGGGTGRGRGRGRGRSSWNRNRNPTSSGQQFSAPFTWPYGPTTWPNTPHQTPQWPNWASAPCPYPTVPQPTPNNNTG, from the coding sequence ATGGCTGCATATTGTCAAGAACTTAAAGTTCTTGCTGATCAACTGAATAATGTTGAAGCTTCTGTCGATGATCAGTCACTCGTGTTGCAAGCACTAGCCGGCCTTACCGATGCTTATGAAAGTGTTGCCACTGTCCTAGGCAACACCAAACCCTTGCCAACTTTTAATAAAGTACGCTCACAGCTCTGTATGAACGAGACCCGCAAACATCATCAAGCCACAAACTCTGCCATAACCGCCGGTTCGGCCCTACACACGACCACTCAACCCGCTACCACCAACCCTCGCTCTTCCAACAACTCTAATCCTTCTACTGATTATCGATCCGACAATTTCAACGCCAACAACCGTGGTGGCGGAACCGGACGTGGTCGCGGTCGCGGTCGTGGACGCTCTTCTTGGAACCGAAATCGCAATCCCACATCATCGGGCCAACAGTTCTCGGCCCCTTTCACTTGGCCATATGGCCCTACTACTTGGCCCAATACACCACACCAAACACCACAGTGGCCAAACTGGGCCTCGGCACCCTGCCCCTATCCAACCGTCCCACAGCCAACTCCCAACAACAACACGGGTTAG